A section of the Acanthochromis polyacanthus isolate Apoly-LR-REF ecotype Palm Island chromosome 13, KAUST_Apoly_ChrSc, whole genome shotgun sequence genome encodes:
- the hic1 gene encoding hypermethylated in cancer 1 protein isoform X1, translating into MIIKGDLDRMAEDIGHAGGGLKTMLDAMEVPSHARDLLLQLNSQRTKGFLCDVIIVVQNALFRAHKNILAASSLYLKSLVVHDNLINLDHEMVSPGVFRVILDYIYTGRLSEGDPTSPTEPNLGAVLAAASYLQLLDLVALCKKKLRRNGKYPPRPGPAFLPYAKMGPNSMGLGSGGRYRISTPVIQSCPPGGILNNHAPRAPPLEELVPHRLAIHTGELYAPTSTQGSQVFPSLQSALPAQLGRSAHSERNCSPNFGLDLSKKSPTSQSQLTPSQTHLANTHNDEERDGTLSGRTSPMQGTNGRAFPSEKMESTDQTGSLTPPAFPHLNQPLGPHLPHLIRSGSQGTDRYPCPPSPDTPTEGGEAGREIGNIYRWVKHEPLSYTGEDEDEDEDEEEGGENGDQHHNHHKTGEESEGADDKSGSGTEETGSSEGRPSPSGPMGRFHMPYEPESFGDNLYVCIPCDKGFPSSEQLNAHVETHTEEELYGNSGGEMGNSNNSSSKNMSSNTNGYGSLNSSNVLNSLPHLETKSGQGLNSGGIGEMIRPYRCSSCEKSYKDPATLRQHEKTHWLTRPYPCSICGKKFTQRGTMTRHMRSHLGLKPFACDSCGMRFTRQYRLTEHMRIHSGEKPYECQVCGGKFAQQRNLISHMKMHSGGGTAGGLTTDGKVKLDFAEGIYPLSKYTAEHLGLKQEKANELLIQAQQQLVADAKAIESLYPLSKLASEHLGLTHDKMDILGQSLPPPQALSDARTIDRYSPC; encoded by the coding sequence GTGGCGGACTGAAGACAATGCTGGATGCCATGGAAGTTCCAAGTCATGCTAGGgatctcctcctgcagctcaacAGCCAGCGCACCAAGGGCTTCCTGTGTGATGTTATCATTGTGGTGCAGAACGCCCTCTTCAGAGCTCACAAGAACATTTTGGCTGCCAGCAGCCTCTACTTGAAGTCTTTGGTGGTCCATGACAATCTCATCAACCTCGACCACGAGATGGTGAGTCCAGGGGTCTTCAGGGTCATTCTGGACTACATCTACACAGGCCGCCTTAGCGAGGGAGACCCCACTTCCCCCACTGAGCCCAATTTAGGGGCTGTCTTGGCTGCAGCCAGCTACCTACAACTGCTCGACTTAGTGGCTTTGTGCAAAAAGAAGCTGAGGAGAAATGGCAAGTACCCTCCCCGCCCAGGCCCTGCATTTCTACCCTATGCAAAGATGGGACCCAATAGTATGGGTTTAGGGAGTGGTGGCAGGTATAGGATTTCTACTCCTGTCATTCAGTCATGTCCTCCAGGAGGAATTTTGAATAACCATGCACCCCGAGCACCACCACTAGAGGAGCTGGTTCCCCATCGACTAGCCATCCATACTGGGGAGTTGTATGCTCCCACCTCCACCCAGGGCTCTCAGGTGTTCCCGTCCCTGCAGTCAGCTCTGCCCGCCCAGCTTGGCCGCTCGGCCCATTCTGAGAGGAACTGCTCTCCCAACTTTGGGCTTGATCTCTCCAAGAAGAGCCCCACCTCCCAGTCTCAGCTCACACCCTCTCAAACGCATCTGGCAAACACTCACAACGATGAGGAGCGAGATGGGACTCTGAGCGGCCGCACGAGTCCCATGCAGGGGACGAATGGCAGGGCCTTCCCCTCAGAAAAAATGGAGTCAACTGATCAGACAGGCTCCCTCACTCCTCCAGCTTTCCCCCATCTCAACCAGCCTCTAGgcccccacctcccccacctGATTCGTTCGGGCTCCCAGGGGACAGACCGCTACCCATGCCCACCCAGCCCCGACACCCCGACAGAAGGCGGAGAGGCGGGCAGAGAAATTGGCAACATCTACCGCTGGGTGAAACACGAGCCACTGTCGTACACaggtgaagatgaggatgaggatgaggatgaagaggaaggTGGTGAAAATGGAGATCAGCATCACAACCATCACAAGACCGGGGAGGAGAGTGAAGGAGCAGATGATAAGAGTGGTTCGGGCACCGAGGAGACAGGCAGCAGCGAGGGCCGTCCGTCTCCTTCTGGACCAATGGGGAGGTTCCACATGCCGTATGAGCCGGAGAGCTTTGGAGACAATCTGTATGTCTGCATCCCCTGTGACAAAGGCTTCCCGAGCTCAGAGCAGCTCAATGCACACGTGGAGACGCACACAGAGGAGGAGCTGTATGGCAACTCTGGTGGGGAGATGGGAAACAGCAATAACAGCAGCTCCAAAAACATGAGCAGCAACACAAATGGTTATGGGAGCCTCAACAGCAGCAACGTTCTGaacagtctgccccacctggagACCAAGTCCGGCCAGGGACTGAACTCAGGGGGCATCGGGGAGATGATCCGACCATACCGCTGCTCCAGCTGTGAAAAGTCCTACAAAGATCCAGCCACTCTGCGCCAACATGAGAAGACCCACTGGCTGACACGGCCTTACCCCTGCAGCATCTGTGGCAAGAAGTTCACACAGCGCGGCACCATGACACGCCACATGCGCAGCCACCTGGGCCTTAAACCTTTCGCCTGCGACTCCTGCGGCATGCGTTTCACACGTCAGTACCGTCTCACTGAGCACATGCGCATCCACTCTGGGGAGAAGCCGTATGAATGTCAGGTGTGTGGGGGAAAGTTCGCACAGCAGCGCAACCTCATCAGCCACATGAAGATGCACAGCGGTGGAGGGACGGCAGGGGGCCTGACCACAGATGGGAAAGTGAAGCTGGACTTTGCAGAGGGCATCTATCCTCTGAGTAAATACACAGCGGAGCACCTGGGCCTGAAGCAGGAGAAAGCCAATGAGCTGCTCATCCAAGCGCAGCAGCAACTGGTAGCCGATGCGAAGGCCATAGAGAGTTTGTACCCGCTCTCCAAGCTGGCCTCGGAGCACCTGGGCCTCACCCACGACAAGATGGATATCCTGGGGCAATCCCTGCCTCCTCCACAGGCCCTCTCTGATGCCCGCACCATTGACCGCTACTCACCCTGCTAA
- the hic1 gene encoding hypermethylated in cancer 1 protein isoform X2 translates to MLDAMEVPSHARDLLLQLNSQRTKGFLCDVIIVVQNALFRAHKNILAASSLYLKSLVVHDNLINLDHEMVSPGVFRVILDYIYTGRLSEGDPTSPTEPNLGAVLAAASYLQLLDLVALCKKKLRRNGKYPPRPGPAFLPYAKMGPNSMGLGSGGRYRISTPVIQSCPPGGILNNHAPRAPPLEELVPHRLAIHTGELYAPTSTQGSQVFPSLQSALPAQLGRSAHSERNCSPNFGLDLSKKSPTSQSQLTPSQTHLANTHNDEERDGTLSGRTSPMQGTNGRAFPSEKMESTDQTGSLTPPAFPHLNQPLGPHLPHLIRSGSQGTDRYPCPPSPDTPTEGGEAGREIGNIYRWVKHEPLSYTGEDEDEDEDEEEGGENGDQHHNHHKTGEESEGADDKSGSGTEETGSSEGRPSPSGPMGRFHMPYEPESFGDNLYVCIPCDKGFPSSEQLNAHVETHTEEELYGNSGGEMGNSNNSSSKNMSSNTNGYGSLNSSNVLNSLPHLETKSGQGLNSGGIGEMIRPYRCSSCEKSYKDPATLRQHEKTHWLTRPYPCSICGKKFTQRGTMTRHMRSHLGLKPFACDSCGMRFTRQYRLTEHMRIHSGEKPYECQVCGGKFAQQRNLISHMKMHSGGGTAGGLTTDGKVKLDFAEGIYPLSKYTAEHLGLKQEKANELLIQAQQQLVADAKAIESLYPLSKLASEHLGLTHDKMDILGQSLPPPQALSDARTIDRYSPC, encoded by the coding sequence ATGCTGGATGCCATGGAAGTTCCAAGTCATGCTAGGgatctcctcctgcagctcaacAGCCAGCGCACCAAGGGCTTCCTGTGTGATGTTATCATTGTGGTGCAGAACGCCCTCTTCAGAGCTCACAAGAACATTTTGGCTGCCAGCAGCCTCTACTTGAAGTCTTTGGTGGTCCATGACAATCTCATCAACCTCGACCACGAGATGGTGAGTCCAGGGGTCTTCAGGGTCATTCTGGACTACATCTACACAGGCCGCCTTAGCGAGGGAGACCCCACTTCCCCCACTGAGCCCAATTTAGGGGCTGTCTTGGCTGCAGCCAGCTACCTACAACTGCTCGACTTAGTGGCTTTGTGCAAAAAGAAGCTGAGGAGAAATGGCAAGTACCCTCCCCGCCCAGGCCCTGCATTTCTACCCTATGCAAAGATGGGACCCAATAGTATGGGTTTAGGGAGTGGTGGCAGGTATAGGATTTCTACTCCTGTCATTCAGTCATGTCCTCCAGGAGGAATTTTGAATAACCATGCACCCCGAGCACCACCACTAGAGGAGCTGGTTCCCCATCGACTAGCCATCCATACTGGGGAGTTGTATGCTCCCACCTCCACCCAGGGCTCTCAGGTGTTCCCGTCCCTGCAGTCAGCTCTGCCCGCCCAGCTTGGCCGCTCGGCCCATTCTGAGAGGAACTGCTCTCCCAACTTTGGGCTTGATCTCTCCAAGAAGAGCCCCACCTCCCAGTCTCAGCTCACACCCTCTCAAACGCATCTGGCAAACACTCACAACGATGAGGAGCGAGATGGGACTCTGAGCGGCCGCACGAGTCCCATGCAGGGGACGAATGGCAGGGCCTTCCCCTCAGAAAAAATGGAGTCAACTGATCAGACAGGCTCCCTCACTCCTCCAGCTTTCCCCCATCTCAACCAGCCTCTAGgcccccacctcccccacctGATTCGTTCGGGCTCCCAGGGGACAGACCGCTACCCATGCCCACCCAGCCCCGACACCCCGACAGAAGGCGGAGAGGCGGGCAGAGAAATTGGCAACATCTACCGCTGGGTGAAACACGAGCCACTGTCGTACACaggtgaagatgaggatgaggatgaggatgaagaggaaggTGGTGAAAATGGAGATCAGCATCACAACCATCACAAGACCGGGGAGGAGAGTGAAGGAGCAGATGATAAGAGTGGTTCGGGCACCGAGGAGACAGGCAGCAGCGAGGGCCGTCCGTCTCCTTCTGGACCAATGGGGAGGTTCCACATGCCGTATGAGCCGGAGAGCTTTGGAGACAATCTGTATGTCTGCATCCCCTGTGACAAAGGCTTCCCGAGCTCAGAGCAGCTCAATGCACACGTGGAGACGCACACAGAGGAGGAGCTGTATGGCAACTCTGGTGGGGAGATGGGAAACAGCAATAACAGCAGCTCCAAAAACATGAGCAGCAACACAAATGGTTATGGGAGCCTCAACAGCAGCAACGTTCTGaacagtctgccccacctggagACCAAGTCCGGCCAGGGACTGAACTCAGGGGGCATCGGGGAGATGATCCGACCATACCGCTGCTCCAGCTGTGAAAAGTCCTACAAAGATCCAGCCACTCTGCGCCAACATGAGAAGACCCACTGGCTGACACGGCCTTACCCCTGCAGCATCTGTGGCAAGAAGTTCACACAGCGCGGCACCATGACACGCCACATGCGCAGCCACCTGGGCCTTAAACCTTTCGCCTGCGACTCCTGCGGCATGCGTTTCACACGTCAGTACCGTCTCACTGAGCACATGCGCATCCACTCTGGGGAGAAGCCGTATGAATGTCAGGTGTGTGGGGGAAAGTTCGCACAGCAGCGCAACCTCATCAGCCACATGAAGATGCACAGCGGTGGAGGGACGGCAGGGGGCCTGACCACAGATGGGAAAGTGAAGCTGGACTTTGCAGAGGGCATCTATCCTCTGAGTAAATACACAGCGGAGCACCTGGGCCTGAAGCAGGAGAAAGCCAATGAGCTGCTCATCCAAGCGCAGCAGCAACTGGTAGCCGATGCGAAGGCCATAGAGAGTTTGTACCCGCTCTCCAAGCTGGCCTCGGAGCACCTGGGCCTCACCCACGACAAGATGGATATCCTGGGGCAATCCCTGCCTCCTCCACAGGCCCTCTCTGATGCCCGCACCATTGACCGCTACTCACCCTGCTAA